The following coding sequences are from one Spea bombifrons isolate aSpeBom1 chromosome 13, aSpeBom1.2.pri, whole genome shotgun sequence window:
- the TMUB2 gene encoding transmembrane and ubiquitin-like domain-containing protein 2, giving the protein MGMEMSPPTMIEGLGDEVTVAVGVFVLLLAIILAWLSTYVAEGNDPLLGSLMPAGHSDPVLGLSNPAPPTPEPQRSPEPQVEKPEEGEQGSGDEQGAGSENASLEEMLDIQGVPKRDHSVPQRRNESQPDQEGTQEDGGDQEDELSRRKELEVDESGVQGNATEGQSVLVVHRRRGSEKEDAEPAQPEERLISVRLKFLNDSEEVALVRPDDTVGTLKSKYFPGQESLMKLIYQGQLLHDSSQTLRSLHITDNCVIHCHRSQATVQSSPAGPESAGGAQEHAGLTPPIGNLMIPVFVVMLALIWYFRINYRQFFTAPATVSLVGVTVFFSFLVFGMYGR; this is encoded by the exons ATGGGCATGGAGATGTCTCCGCCGACCATGATAGAGGGTCTGGGTGATGAGGTGACTGTGGCGGTTGGTGTCTTCGTCTTACTTCTGGCTATCATCCTCGCGTGGCTGTCTACTTATGTGGCAGAAGGTAACGATCCCCTCCTGGGCAGCCTGATGCCCGCCGGGCATAGCGACCCCGTCCTGGGCCTGAGTAACCCGGCTCCCCCGACTCCTGAACCTCAACGTTCACCCGAGCCTCAAGTGGAGAAACCCGAAGAAGGGGAGCAGGGCTCGGGCGACGAGCAGGGAGCAGGCAGCGAAAACGCCAGCCTGGAGGAGATGCTGGATATCCAAGGGGTGCCAAAGCGCGATCACTCCGTGCCTCAGAGGAGAAACGAAAGCCAACCTGACCAAGAAGGGACACAAGAAGATGGTGGAGACCAGGAGGATGAACTAAGCAGAAGAAAAGAGCTGGAAGTGGATGAAAGCGGAGTGCAAGGGAATGCCACTGAAGGACAGTCAGTGCTGGTGGTCCACAGACGCCGGGGGTCGGAGAAGGAGGACGCTGAGCCGGCACAGCCAGAAGAAAGACTTATCTCCGTCAGGCTGAAGTTCCTGAACGACTCAGAAGAGGTGGCTCTGGTGAGGCCAGATGACACAGTGGGAACTCTAAAAAG TAAATACTTCCCAGGCCAGGAGTCCCTGATGAAGCTAATTTACCAAGGACAGCTTCTTCATGACTCTTCTCAGACCCTCCGTTCCCTCCATATTACAGACAACTGTGTCATTCATTGCCACCGCTCTCAGGCCACCGTCCAGTCATCCCCAGCAGGCCCAGAGTCTGCAGGAGGCGCTCAGGAGCATGCTGGTCTCACACCCCCGATCGGGAACCTGATGATACCGGTCTTCGTTGTCATGTTGGCACTAATCTGGTATTTCCGAATCAACTACCGTCAGTTTTTCACTGCACCTGCCACGGTCTCTTTGGTCGGCGTCACGGTGTTCTTCAGCTTCTTGGTTTTTGGCATGTATGGACGATAA
- the HROB gene encoding homologous recombination OB-fold protein, translating to MAVSLQNLFSLESEDFDDEDFLSVLEDTESSTPCTVPTKNRRLRPISYNTSQLREDSKGIGLKPCLATRQPPEPSLVAVRSGGSQRAPYCAQDVDDEELLSLCSELEEVPGAHCQISESRGISKAEIGASNQSNSCKNNSSVFQLRPTANAHSLVHGSGQGFPRTPSGTSKCPNMDTNSPSGYQSCLLEPTAKKPCLSSTDTLFLTPRRGPSPVSRELQSTTQKEPPGNSLQLVNGQAWQHVSPVDHAHSTPQMSRSTLTSPRVLTPSSLQTPVVTNHLLQLVTAANQIPRRLSWETPTPKERKFPGPAGLLPQQMRGRALEEILVSAPHTPSHGARARLCSKEASTSQQTGEENFIRGPWATMKGDLGLDENDPGCFLRTYSVVMVLRKAALKQLQKNKVPQMAVILKSLTPANGDASAVFRDPTGDIQGTVHHLLLEERESELKIGSVLLLKQVGVFSPSHRNHYLNVTPNNIVKIYPPGEECRTPRFPVQPTSEDTDLNSNETLHPRPSSSTTQNKAPQPPASADWDADDLDGLLCDLPEDPGD from the exons ATG GCTGTGAGTCTGCAAAACCTCTTCTCGTTAGAATCCGAAGACTTTGATGATGAG GACTTCCTGTCTGTTTTGGAAGATACAGAGTCCAGCACACCTTGTACGGTGCCCACCAAGAATAGACGACTGAGACCCATCTCTTATAACACGTCTCAACTCAGAGAGGACTCCAAGGGCATTGGCCTTAAACCATGTCTCGCTACCAGGCAGCCGCCAGAACCTTCTTTAGTGGCTGTAAGGTCTGGCGGGTCTCAGAGGGCACCATACTGTGCTCAGGATGTGGATGATGAAGAACTTCTGTCATTGTGCAGCGAGTTAGAAGAAGTGCCAGGAGCGCACTGCCAGATCTCTGAATCAAGGGGTATATCGAAGGCAGAAATTGGAGCGTCCAATCAGAGCAACTCCTGTAAGAATAACTCATCGGTCTTCCAGCTGCGTCCGACTGCAAATGCTCACAGTCTGGTTCATGGATCTGGCCAAGGCTTCCCCAGGACACCTTCTGGCACGTCAAAGTGTCCCAATATGGACACCAACTCCCCTTCTGGTTACCAGTCATGTCTCTTAGAACCCACAGCCAAAAAGCCCTGCCTGAGCAGCACAGACACTCTCTTTCTCACACCACGGAGAGGGCCGTCTCCGGTTTCACGCGAACTCCAAAGTACAACTCAAAAAGAGCCACCTGGTAACTCGTTACAGCTTGTGAACGGCCAGGCATGGCAGCACGTTAGTCCAGTGGACCATGCCCACAGTACTCCCCAAATGTCCAGGTCAACCCTTACGTCACCACGTGTCCTTACTCCAAGCTCTCTCCAGACGCCTGTGGTAACAAACCATCTGTTACAGTTGGTCACAGCAGCTAATCAGATACCTCGGAGGTTATCTTGGGAGACGCCGACCCCAAAAGAGAGGAAGTTCCCCGGTCCTGCTGGACTGCTCCCCCAGCAG ATGAGAGGCCGGGCGCTGGAGGAGATCTTGGTCTCTGCTCCTCACACACCGAGCCATGGTGCACGAGCGAGACTCTGCAGCAAG GAAGCTTCAACCTCTCAGCAAACAGGGGAAGAGAATTTTATCCGAGGACCATGGGCGACCATGAAAGGTGATTTGGGATTGGACGAGAATGACCCTGGCTGCTTTCTGAGGACATACAGCGTGGTCATGGTACTGCGGAAG GCAGCCTTAAAACAGTTGCAGAAGAACAAGGTCCCTCAGATGGCGGTGATTCTGAAGTCCCTCACACCAGCTAATGGAGACGCAAGTGCAGTGTTCAGGGACCCCACAG GCGATATACAGGGTACAGTCCACCATCTCTTgctggaggagagggagagcgagCTGAAGATCGGCAGCGTTCTTCTCTTAAAGCAG GTTGGCGTCTTCTCTCCTTCTCACCGAAACCACTATCTCAATGTGACGCCCAACAACATAGTGAAAATCTACCCCCCGGGCGAGGAATGCAGGACTCCGAGG TTTCCAGTCCAACCAACGTCTGAAGACACAGATTTGAACAGTAATGAAACCCTACATCCTCGGCCATCTTCCAGCACGACACAGAATAAAGCGCCCCAGCCACCGGCTTCCGCCGACTGGGATGCAG ATGATCTTGACGGTCTCCTGTGTGACCTGCCCGAGGATCCCGGGGACTGA
- the ATXN7L3 gene encoding ataxin-7-like protein 3 isoform X4 produces the protein MKMEDMSLSGLDNSKLEAIAHDIYTDLIDDTCLGLSFEVHRSVKCGYFMLDETDSESMKDFEIIDQPGVDIFGQVYNQWKSKECVCPNCNRSIAASRFAPHLEKCLGMGRNSSRIANRRIASSNNMNKSESDQEDNDDVNDNDWSYGSEKKAKKRKSEKNPNSPRRSKSLKHKNGDLSTNPETFKYNSSSGISYENLGPDELHTLLTTQCGVISEHTKKMCTRSLRCPQHTDDQRRSVRVYLLGSSASLPEADGSTDNDSFDVEGQTLMSRLQWDGSSDISPSDSASSKASTNNSDTRKPKKKKPSHLAMASTGGSNKKKKPKPPAPLTPGMYSELN, from the exons atgaaaatggaagacatgtCTCTATCAGGCCTGGATAATAGTAAGCTTGAG GCCATCGCCCATGATATTTACACTGACCTGATAGATGACACGTGTTTGGGGTTGAGTTTTGAGGTTCATCGTTCCGTCAAGTGTGGTTATTTCATGCTGGATGAGACCGACTCCGAGAGCATGAAGGACTTTG AAATAATCGACCAGCCCGGAGTAGATATATTTGGCCAAGTTTATAACCAGTGGAAGAGCAAGGAGTGCGTGTGTCCGAACTGTAACCGCAGCATTGCAGCTTCCCGATTTGCGCCCCATCTGGAGAAATGTTTGGGCATGGGCAGGAACAGCAGCCGTATCGCCAATCGGAG GATCGCGAGTAGCAACAACATGAACAAGTCAGAGAGTGACCAGGAAGACAATGATGATGTTAATGACAATGACTGGTCGTACGGATCCGAGAAGAAAG CAAAGAAGAGAAAATCAGAAAAG AATCCAAATTCTCCACGCAGGTCAAAGTCCTTAAAACACAAGAATG GAGATCTTTCTACCAATCCAGAAACGTTTAAG TATAATAGCAGCTCGGGAATTAGTTACGAAAATCTCGGACCAGACGAGCTTCACACGCTCCTAACCACG CAATGCGGTGTTATATCGGAGCATACAAAGAAGATGTGCACCAG GTCACTTCGATGTCCGCAGCACACAGATGACCAGCGGAGATCTGTCCGAGTTTACTTGCTAGGCTCCTCAGC CTCGCTCCCCGAGGCTGACGGCAGCACCGATAACGACAGTTTTGATGTGGAGGGTCAGACGCTGATGAGCCGGTTGCAGTGGGACGGATCCTCGGATATTTCCCCGTCTGACTCTGCGTCCTCCAAAGCCA GTACAAATAACTCAGACACAAGGAAGCCTAAGAAAAAGAAACCGAGTCACTTGGCCATGGCAAGTACAGGAGGCagcaacaaaaagaaaaaacctaaaCCTCCTGCCCCGCTGACCCCTGGGATGTACAGTGAACTCAACTGA
- the ATXN7L3 gene encoding ataxin-7-like protein 3 isoform X1, which yields MKMEDMSLSGLDNSKLEAIAHDIYTDLIDDTCLGLSFEVHRSVKCGYFMLDETDSESMKDFEIIDQPGVDIFGQVYNQWKSKECVCPNCNRSIAASRFAPHLEKCLGMGRNSSRIANRRIASSNNMNKSESDQEDNDDVNDNDWSYGSEKKGAFKPSGAKKRKSEKNPNSPRRSKSLKHKNGDLSTNPETFKYNSSSGISYENLGPDELHTLLTTQCGVISEHTKKMCTRSLRCPQHTDDQRRSVRVYLLGSSASSLPEADGSTDNDSFDVEGQTLMSRLQWDGSSDISPSDSASSKASTNNSDTRKPKKKKPSHLAMASTGGSNKKKKPKPPAPLTPGMYSELN from the exons atgaaaatggaagacatgtCTCTATCAGGCCTGGATAATAGTAAGCTTGAG GCCATCGCCCATGATATTTACACTGACCTGATAGATGACACGTGTTTGGGGTTGAGTTTTGAGGTTCATCGTTCCGTCAAGTGTGGTTATTTCATGCTGGATGAGACCGACTCCGAGAGCATGAAGGACTTTG AAATAATCGACCAGCCCGGAGTAGATATATTTGGCCAAGTTTATAACCAGTGGAAGAGCAAGGAGTGCGTGTGTCCGAACTGTAACCGCAGCATTGCAGCTTCCCGATTTGCGCCCCATCTGGAGAAATGTTTGGGCATGGGCAGGAACAGCAGCCGTATCGCCAATCGGAG GATCGCGAGTAGCAACAACATGAACAAGTCAGAGAGTGACCAGGAAGACAATGATGATGTTAATGACAATGACTGGTCGTACGGATCCGAGAAGAAAGGTGCGTTTAAGCCGTCTGGAG CAAAGAAGAGAAAATCAGAAAAG AATCCAAATTCTCCACGCAGGTCAAAGTCCTTAAAACACAAGAATG GAGATCTTTCTACCAATCCAGAAACGTTTAAG TATAATAGCAGCTCGGGAATTAGTTACGAAAATCTCGGACCAGACGAGCTTCACACGCTCCTAACCACG CAATGCGGTGTTATATCGGAGCATACAAAGAAGATGTGCACCAG GTCACTTCGATGTCCGCAGCACACAGATGACCAGCGGAGATCTGTCCGAGTTTACTTGCTAGGCTCCTCAGC CAGCTCGCTCCCCGAGGCTGACGGCAGCACCGATAACGACAGTTTTGATGTGGAGGGTCAGACGCTGATGAGCCGGTTGCAGTGGGACGGATCCTCGGATATTTCCCCGTCTGACTCTGCGTCCTCCAAAGCCA GTACAAATAACTCAGACACAAGGAAGCCTAAGAAAAAGAAACCGAGTCACTTGGCCATGGCAAGTACAGGAGGCagcaacaaaaagaaaaaacctaaaCCTCCTGCCCCGCTGACCCCTGGGATGTACAGTGAACTCAACTGA
- the ASB16 gene encoding ankyrin repeat and SOCS box protein 16, with protein MSRDTFPFTPGTLRALQRQREQLECEDRRRAASRECITRKAFTTSRAARQPVSHKHRYCRDAAIHNALYTGDFERLKGIFRDDGSAEVLVETISEELQWSPEMGLWSLTPKKSHTSPLRITAGRGYADCVRYLINRGADPNSKAGGRVALHDSCESHHAECTRLLLTRGADPNLQDEDGRAPLHLCTTPETLECAKLLLEYGARVNLPCHYTRATPLHVACGRGLEGHVALYLSRGSDPCALNREGETPLNAACAASDSPQHFGRYYRVVELLLTAGGHPGTPGKKGHSPLHNASANCHLRLAQMLLDYGASVNVTNSAGYTPLDCALQVCTDYPECQPHQLVRLLLNHGAVPSGTKMWRFCAASPQAFEILLNTYDRIPPGDSWVASVPTEIWEENHTFYESVLLAANQPRPLQHLARCALRKQIGGQRQMALRDLHLPPGLAAYLLLQPEGSVL; from the exons ATGTCTAGAGATACGTTCCCCTTTACCCCGGGAACCCTGCGGGCCCTACAGAGGCAGCGGGAGCAGCTGGAATGCGAGGATCGGAGAAGAGCCGCCAGCAGGGAATGCATCACCCGCAAGGCCTTCACCACCAGCCGGGCGGCCCGACAGCCGGTCTCCCACAAACACAGATACTGCAGGGACGCCGCCATCCACAACGCTCTCTACACCGGAGATTTCGAAAGGCTGAAGGGGATCTTTAGAGACGATGGTTCTGCGGAAGTTCTGGTGGAGACGATCAGCGAGGAACTGCAATGGTCTCCGGAGATGG GTCTCTGGTCTCTGACCCCAAAGAAGTCTCATACGTCTCCCCTTCGTATTACCGCTGGCAGAGGATACGCTGACTGCGTTCGTTACCTGATAAACCGCGGAGCCGATCCCAACTCTAAAGCGGGAGGCCGCGTTGCCCTGCATGACTCCTGCGAGAGCCACCATGCAGAGTGTACCCGTCTGCTCCTAACCCGGGGTGCGGATCCAAATCTACAGGATGAGGACGGTCGTGCCCCCCTACATCTCTGCACCACACCGGAGACCCTGGA GTGTGCAAAGTTACTGTTGGAGTATGGCGCCCGTGTCAACCTTCCATGCCACTACACTCGGGCAACCCCACTCCATGTGGCATGTGGACGTGGTCTGGAGGGACATGTTGCTCTCTATCTGAGCCGCGGTTCTGACCCTTGTGCTCTCAACCGAGAAGGAGAGACGCCGCTGAATGCAGCTTGCGCGGCCTCGGACTCCCCGCAGCATTTTGGCCGTTACTACAGGGTGGTTGAGTTGCTCCTCACAGCTGGTGGGCACCCTGGCACTCCAGGAAAGAAAGGACATAGTCCTTTACACAATGCCAGCGCTAACTGCCACTTGAGACTGGCACAGATGCTATTAGACTACGGGGCATCTGTAAACGTGACCAACAGTGCCGGCTACACGCCTTTGGACTGTGCGTTACAGGTGTGCACGGACTATCCCGAGTGCCAACCCCACCAGCTTGTGAGGCTGCTTCTCAACCATGGAGCTGTCCCTTCTGGTACCAAG ATGTGGAGGTTCTGTGCCGCTTCCCCACAAGCCTTTGAGATCCTGCTGAACACCTACGACCGGATCCCTCCCGGAGACTCCTGGGTGGCATCTGTTCCGACTGAAATATGGGAG GAAAATCACACTTTTTACGAGTCTGTTTTGCTGGCTGCTAACCAGCCGCGTCCTCTGCAACACCTCGCCCGATGCGCCCTGCGGAAACAAATCGGCGGGCAGCGGCAGATGGCCCTGCGCGACCTGCACCTACCGCCCGGACTCGCCGCGTACCTCCTGCTGCAGCCCGAGGGCTCCgttctttaa
- the ATXN7L3 gene encoding ataxin-7-like protein 3 isoform X2, with product MKMEDMSLSGLDNSKLEAIAHDIYTDLIDDTCLGLSFEVHRSVKCGYFMLDETDSESMKDFEIIDQPGVDIFGQVYNQWKSKECVCPNCNRSIAASRFAPHLEKCLGMGRNSSRIANRRIASSNNMNKSESDQEDNDDVNDNDWSYGSEKKGAFKPSGAKKRKSEKNPNSPRRSKSLKHKNGDLSTNPETFKYNSSSGISYENLGPDELHTLLTTQCGVISEHTKKMCTRSLRCPQHTDDQRRSVRVYLLGSSASLPEADGSTDNDSFDVEGQTLMSRLQWDGSSDISPSDSASSKASTNNSDTRKPKKKKPSHLAMASTGGSNKKKKPKPPAPLTPGMYSELN from the exons atgaaaatggaagacatgtCTCTATCAGGCCTGGATAATAGTAAGCTTGAG GCCATCGCCCATGATATTTACACTGACCTGATAGATGACACGTGTTTGGGGTTGAGTTTTGAGGTTCATCGTTCCGTCAAGTGTGGTTATTTCATGCTGGATGAGACCGACTCCGAGAGCATGAAGGACTTTG AAATAATCGACCAGCCCGGAGTAGATATATTTGGCCAAGTTTATAACCAGTGGAAGAGCAAGGAGTGCGTGTGTCCGAACTGTAACCGCAGCATTGCAGCTTCCCGATTTGCGCCCCATCTGGAGAAATGTTTGGGCATGGGCAGGAACAGCAGCCGTATCGCCAATCGGAG GATCGCGAGTAGCAACAACATGAACAAGTCAGAGAGTGACCAGGAAGACAATGATGATGTTAATGACAATGACTGGTCGTACGGATCCGAGAAGAAAGGTGCGTTTAAGCCGTCTGGAG CAAAGAAGAGAAAATCAGAAAAG AATCCAAATTCTCCACGCAGGTCAAAGTCCTTAAAACACAAGAATG GAGATCTTTCTACCAATCCAGAAACGTTTAAG TATAATAGCAGCTCGGGAATTAGTTACGAAAATCTCGGACCAGACGAGCTTCACACGCTCCTAACCACG CAATGCGGTGTTATATCGGAGCATACAAAGAAGATGTGCACCAG GTCACTTCGATGTCCGCAGCACACAGATGACCAGCGGAGATCTGTCCGAGTTTACTTGCTAGGCTCCTCAGC CTCGCTCCCCGAGGCTGACGGCAGCACCGATAACGACAGTTTTGATGTGGAGGGTCAGACGCTGATGAGCCGGTTGCAGTGGGACGGATCCTCGGATATTTCCCCGTCTGACTCTGCGTCCTCCAAAGCCA GTACAAATAACTCAGACACAAGGAAGCCTAAGAAAAAGAAACCGAGTCACTTGGCCATGGCAAGTACAGGAGGCagcaacaaaaagaaaaaacctaaaCCTCCTGCCCCGCTGACCCCTGGGATGTACAGTGAACTCAACTGA
- the ATXN7L3 gene encoding ataxin-7-like protein 3 isoform X3 produces MKMEDMSLSGLDNSKLEAIAHDIYTDLIDDTCLGLSFEVHRSVKCGYFMLDETDSESMKDFEIIDQPGVDIFGQVYNQWKSKECVCPNCNRSIAASRFAPHLEKCLGMGRNSSRIANRRIASSNNMNKSESDQEDNDDVNDNDWSYGSEKKAKKRKSEKNPNSPRRSKSLKHKNGDLSTNPETFKYNSSSGISYENLGPDELHTLLTTQCGVISEHTKKMCTRSLRCPQHTDDQRRSVRVYLLGSSASSLPEADGSTDNDSFDVEGQTLMSRLQWDGSSDISPSDSASSKASTNNSDTRKPKKKKPSHLAMASTGGSNKKKKPKPPAPLTPGMYSELN; encoded by the exons atgaaaatggaagacatgtCTCTATCAGGCCTGGATAATAGTAAGCTTGAG GCCATCGCCCATGATATTTACACTGACCTGATAGATGACACGTGTTTGGGGTTGAGTTTTGAGGTTCATCGTTCCGTCAAGTGTGGTTATTTCATGCTGGATGAGACCGACTCCGAGAGCATGAAGGACTTTG AAATAATCGACCAGCCCGGAGTAGATATATTTGGCCAAGTTTATAACCAGTGGAAGAGCAAGGAGTGCGTGTGTCCGAACTGTAACCGCAGCATTGCAGCTTCCCGATTTGCGCCCCATCTGGAGAAATGTTTGGGCATGGGCAGGAACAGCAGCCGTATCGCCAATCGGAG GATCGCGAGTAGCAACAACATGAACAAGTCAGAGAGTGACCAGGAAGACAATGATGATGTTAATGACAATGACTGGTCGTACGGATCCGAGAAGAAAG CAAAGAAGAGAAAATCAGAAAAG AATCCAAATTCTCCACGCAGGTCAAAGTCCTTAAAACACAAGAATG GAGATCTTTCTACCAATCCAGAAACGTTTAAG TATAATAGCAGCTCGGGAATTAGTTACGAAAATCTCGGACCAGACGAGCTTCACACGCTCCTAACCACG CAATGCGGTGTTATATCGGAGCATACAAAGAAGATGTGCACCAG GTCACTTCGATGTCCGCAGCACACAGATGACCAGCGGAGATCTGTCCGAGTTTACTTGCTAGGCTCCTCAGC CAGCTCGCTCCCCGAGGCTGACGGCAGCACCGATAACGACAGTTTTGATGTGGAGGGTCAGACGCTGATGAGCCGGTTGCAGTGGGACGGATCCTCGGATATTTCCCCGTCTGACTCTGCGTCCTCCAAAGCCA GTACAAATAACTCAGACACAAGGAAGCCTAAGAAAAAGAAACCGAGTCACTTGGCCATGGCAAGTACAGGAGGCagcaacaaaaagaaaaaacctaaaCCTCCTGCCCCGCTGACCCCTGGGATGTACAGTGAACTCAACTGA